One Mangrovimonas cancribranchiae DNA segment encodes these proteins:
- a CDS encoding homocysteine S-methyltransferase family protein → MSDIFKILQDRILVLDGAMGTMLQRYKFTENDFRGSRFKDFKYPLKGNNDLLSLTQPEAIAEVHRKYFEAGADIVETNTFSGTTIGMADYHMEDLVYELNFESAKIAKQVAEEFTKANPEKPRFVAGSIGPTNRTASLSPDVNRPEFRAITFEELRIAYKQQVEALIDGGSDILLVETIFDTLNAKAALFAIQEVKEARNIDIPVMVSGTITDASGRTLSGQTVEAFLISISHIPLLSVGFNCALGADQLQPYLKRLSHETEFYTSAHPNAGLPNAFGEYDQTAKQMQQLIENYLKDDLINIIGGCCGTTPEHIKAIAEVAANYKPRVIPAQAGIS, encoded by the coding sequence ATGTCAGACATTTTCAAAATATTACAAGACCGAATTTTAGTTTTAGATGGCGCTATGGGAACCATGTTACAGCGTTATAAGTTTACTGAAAACGACTTTCGTGGTTCACGATTCAAAGATTTTAAATATCCCTTAAAAGGAAATAACGATTTATTATCGCTAACACAACCAGAAGCTATTGCCGAAGTACACCGAAAGTATTTCGAAGCTGGTGCAGATATTGTAGAAACCAACACCTTTTCTGGAACAACCATTGGTATGGCAGATTACCATATGGAAGATTTGGTATACGAATTAAATTTTGAATCGGCAAAAATTGCCAAACAAGTTGCTGAAGAATTTACAAAAGCCAATCCTGAAAAACCACGTTTTGTGGCTGGAAGTATTGGGCCAACAAATCGCACAGCAAGTTTATCGCCAGATGTTAACAGACCAGAGTTTAGAGCAATAACGTTTGAAGAATTACGCATAGCATACAAACAACAAGTAGAGGCCTTAATAGATGGCGGAAGCGATATTTTGTTAGTCGAAACTATTTTCGATACGCTAAATGCAAAAGCAGCATTATTCGCCATTCAAGAAGTTAAGGAAGCACGTAATATTGATATTCCGGTTATGGTGTCTGGTACTATTACCGATGCTTCTGGTAGAACCTTATCTGGGCAAACCGTAGAAGCGTTTTTAATTTCAATATCACATATTCCGCTGTTAAGTGTTGGTTTTAATTGCGCACTTGGTGCAGACCAATTACAACCGTATTTAAAACGCTTATCTCACGAAACCGAATTTTACACATCGGCACATCCAAACGCAGGATTACCAAATGCTTTTGGCGAGTACGACCAAACTGCCAAACAGATGCAACAGCTTATAGAAAATTACCTAAAAGATGATTTAATAAACATCATTGGTGGTTGTTGCGGTACAACACCAGAACACATAAAAGCGATTGCCGAAGTTGCTGCTAATTACAAACCACGTGTCATTCCTGCGCAGGCAGGAATCTCTTAA
- the cysM gene encoding cysteine synthase CysM, with protein MINSQSITNLIGNTPLIEVQNILKKDGVRLFLKLEGKNPGGSVKDRAAFNMISEALKRGDIKEGDTLVEATSGNTGIALAFIAKLLGVNMILIMPENSTEERIKTMKAYGAELILTSADKGIEGSRDLAEQLHKEKGYFMLNQFANDDNWKAHYKTTGPEIWRDTNGEITHFVSAMGTTGTIMGVSTFLKEKNPNVTIVGAQPKDGAKIPGIRKWPEAYLPKIFNKDKVDQIVEVSEKDAREVANRLAKEEGVFAGMSSGGSVASALKIAQTIDKGVIVAIICDIGDRYLSSDLFQ; from the coding sequence ATGATAAATAGTCAATCAATAACTAATTTAATAGGGAATACACCATTAATCGAAGTTCAAAATATCTTAAAAAAAGATGGCGTACGACTATTTTTAAAGCTTGAAGGAAAAAATCCCGGAGGTAGCGTTAAAGATCGTGCTGCTTTTAATATGATAAGCGAAGCTTTAAAACGAGGCGATATAAAAGAAGGCGATACTTTAGTGGAGGCTACTAGCGGGAACACCGGGATTGCGTTAGCATTTATTGCTAAACTTTTAGGAGTGAATATGATATTAATTATGCCTGAAAATTCTACTGAAGAGCGTATTAAAACCATGAAAGCGTATGGTGCCGAACTTATCTTAACTTCGGCAGATAAAGGTATTGAAGGCTCGAGAGATTTAGCAGAACAACTTCATAAGGAAAAAGGTTATTTTATGTTAAACCAGTTTGCAAATGACGATAACTGGAAAGCACATTACAAAACTACAGGCCCAGAAATTTGGCGAGACACTAATGGAGAAATCACGCATTTTGTATCGGCAATGGGAACCACAGGAACCATTATGGGCGTGTCAACATTTTTAAAAGAGAAAAATCCAAACGTAACAATAGTTGGAGCGCAACCTAAAGATGGTGCTAAAATTCCAGGTATTCGAAAATGGCCAGAAGCTTATTTGCCTAAAATTTTTAATAAAGATAAAGTAGATCAAATTGTAGAAGTAAGCGAAAAAGACGCTCGAGAAGTGGCTAACAGATTGGCTAAAGAAGAAGGTGTTTTTGCAGGTATGAGTAGTGGTGGTTCTGTTGCATCGGCTTTAAAAATAGCCCAAACTATAGATAAAGGTGTTATTGTGGCAATTATTTGCGATATAGGTGATAGGTATTTATCATCAGATTTGTTTCAATAA
- the epsC gene encoding serine O-acetyltransferase EpsC, with translation MQINLRIKETVSDLTKRLFYMLFDNELKQQQELKALETIFKSVASEITDKEPEKLWEDFQKKLPEIKHKIQLDALATEKNDPACKSLEEIYLAYPGFHAIAIHRMSHELFKLGVPIVARMMSECIHGKTGIDIHPGATIGDSFFIDHGTGIVIGETSIIKNNVKIYQGVTLGGLSVKKSLAQTKRHPTIEDNVTIYANATILGGDIVIGANSIIGANVWITQSVPENSLVTYKSEIRISTKNHDK, from the coding sequence ATGCAAATCAATTTACGAATTAAAGAAACTGTATCCGATCTGACCAAACGTCTGTTTTATATGCTTTTTGATAATGAGTTAAAACAACAACAAGAACTTAAAGCACTTGAAACAATTTTTAAATCGGTAGCTTCCGAAATAACAGATAAAGAGCCCGAAAAATTATGGGAGGATTTTCAAAAAAAGTTGCCAGAAATAAAGCATAAAATTCAACTAGATGCATTAGCTACAGAAAAAAACGATCCAGCATGCAAGAGTTTAGAAGAGATTTATTTAGCATATCCTGGATTTCACGCCATTGCTATTCATAGAATGAGCCATGAACTCTTTAAATTAGGAGTGCCTATCGTAGCAAGAATGATGAGCGAGTGTATTCATGGTAAAACAGGTATCGATATTCATCCTGGAGCTACCATTGGCGATTCATTTTTTATCGATCACGGTACAGGAATTGTAATAGGAGAGACCAGTATTATTAAAAATAATGTAAAAATATATCAAGGGGTAACTTTGGGTGGGTTGTCAGTAAAGAAAAGTTTAGCCCAAACTAAACGCCACCCAACCATAGAAGATAATGTAACCATTTATGCCAATGCTACGATTTTAGGTGGTGATATTGTTATTGGAGCCAATAGTATTATTGGAGCCAATGTTTGGATTACGCAATCTGTTCCAGAGAATTCTCTGGTAACCTATAAATCAGAAATTAGAATAAGTACAAAAAATCATGATAAATAG
- a CDS encoding NAD(P)/FAD-dependent oxidoreductase: MIKTDILIIGAGPTGLFTVFEAGLLKLKCHLIDALAQPGGQCSEIYPKKPIYDIPGFPEILAGDLTKNLLEQGKQFEPGFTLGERAETIEKLEDGSFIVTTNKGTKHHAPVVAIAGGLGSFEPRKPKIDNLEFYEDKGVEYMIKDPEVYRNKKVVISGGGDSALDWSIFLANIASEVTLVHRRNEFRGALDSVEKVKELKLLGKINLITPAEVTAIHGNQNVEGVTIEKEGENILLEADHFIPLFGLSPKLGPISDWGLEIEKNAIKVNTLDYQTNIPGVFAIGDVNTYEGKLKLILCGFHEATLMCQSAYKIINPGKKYVLKYTTVSGVDGFDGSRKEAPKAVVQAIN, translated from the coding sequence ATGATTAAAACCGATATATTAATAATAGGCGCAGGACCAACCGGATTATTTACCGTTTTCGAAGCTGGATTATTAAAATTAAAATGCCATTTAATAGACGCATTAGCGCAACCAGGTGGACAATGTTCAGAGATTTACCCCAAAAAACCAATCTATGACATTCCTGGATTTCCTGAAATTTTAGCTGGCGATTTAACCAAAAATTTATTAGAACAAGGCAAACAGTTTGAACCTGGTTTTACGTTAGGAGAACGCGCAGAAACAATAGAGAAATTAGAAGACGGTTCGTTTATTGTAACAACAAATAAAGGTACAAAACATCATGCGCCTGTAGTAGCAATTGCTGGTGGACTAGGAAGTTTTGAACCTAGAAAACCTAAAATTGACAATCTAGAATTTTACGAAGATAAAGGGGTTGAATACATGATTAAAGACCCAGAAGTGTATCGCAACAAGAAAGTAGTGATTTCTGGTGGTGGTGATTCGGCTTTAGATTGGAGTATCTTTCTAGCTAATATTGCGTCTGAAGTAACTTTGGTTCACCGTAGAAACGAGTTTCGTGGCGCTTTAGATTCTGTAGAAAAAGTAAAAGAGTTAAAGCTTTTAGGAAAGATTAATTTAATTACACCAGCTGAAGTTACAGCCATACATGGGAATCAAAATGTTGAAGGCGTAACAATCGAAAAAGAAGGCGAGAACATACTTTTAGAAGCTGATCATTTTATTCCATTATTTGGTTTGTCACCAAAACTTGGACCTATTTCAGATTGGGGATTAGAGATTGAAAAAAATGCTATTAAAGTAAATACATTAGATTATCAAACAAACATTCCAGGAGTTTTTGCAATTGGAGATGTAAATACCTATGAAGGTAAGTTAAAACTTATTTTATGTGGTTTCCACGAAGCAACATTAATGTGTCAATCGGCTTATAAAATTATCAATCCTGGTAAAAAATATGTTTTAAAGTATACAACCGTTAGTGGTGTAGATGGTTTTGATGGAAGTAGAAAAGAAGCACCAAAAGCTGTGGTACAAGCTATAAATTAA
- a CDS encoding bifunctional precorrin-2 dehydrogenase/sirohydrochlorin ferrochelatase, translating into MNERNNLYPIFIKMHSINMLIVGGGYVALEKLTFLLKSSPNAKVTMVANFFRPDVITLAKQFDVKLIKMSYHESFLLDQDLIIAATDNPEVNKQIYNDARANHILVNVADTPELCDFYLGGIVTKGHVKVAISTNGKSPTTAKRLRQFFEDVIPENIDDLVQNLNRFRKTIKGDFEHKVQTLNNVTKTLISNKQI; encoded by the coding sequence ATGAATGAAAGAAATAATTTATATCCAATTTTTATAAAAATGCATAGCATTAATATGCTAATTGTTGGTGGTGGTTATGTGGCTTTAGAAAAGTTGACGTTTTTACTAAAATCTAGTCCAAACGCTAAAGTTACTATGGTTGCTAATTTTTTTAGACCAGATGTTATAACACTAGCAAAGCAGTTTGATGTTAAGTTAATCAAGATGTCTTATCACGAGTCGTTTTTATTGGATCAAGATTTAATTATTGCTGCGACTGACAACCCGGAAGTAAATAAGCAAATTTATAACGATGCAAGAGCAAATCACATATTGGTAAATGTCGCAGATACACCAGAATTGTGCGATTTTTATTTAGGAGGTATTGTTACTAAAGGTCATGTAAAAGTAGCTATTTCTACCAACGGAAAATCGCCAACAACAGCAAAACGTTTAAGACAGTTTTTTGAAGACGTCATTCCAGAAAACATAGACGATTTAGTGCAAAATTTAAACCGATTTAGAAAAACAATTAAAGGCGATTTTGAGCATAAAGTTCAAACCTTAAACAATGTGACTAAAACATTAATTTCAAACAAACAGATTTAA
- the cobA gene encoding uroporphyrinogen-III C-methyltransferase — translation MKTIIPKLTIVGAGPGDPELITLKAIKAIQSADVILYDALINKDLLDYASKKAELIFVGKRKGCYAYQQEQINELIVQRAKTKGHVVRLKGGDPFVFGRGAEEIDYVKPFGLETYVVPGISSALAVPAFQGIPLTKRGASESFWVITGTTKSHNMSNDIVLAAKSTATVVILMGMGKLQQIMDVFSSEGKAKTAVGIIQNGTTKDEKFGIGTVDTICDVVKKQQLSNPAIIVVGDVVKQRVALNSIAKQVETLKVA, via the coding sequence ATGAAGACAATAATTCCAAAATTAACCATTGTAGGTGCAGGACCTGGCGATCCAGAGTTAATAACGCTTAAGGCTATTAAAGCTATTCAGTCAGCAGATGTAATTCTCTACGATGCTTTAATAAACAAAGATTTGCTTGACTATGCATCAAAAAAGGCAGAACTGATTTTTGTTGGTAAACGAAAAGGTTGTTATGCTTATCAACAAGAACAAATTAATGAGTTAATCGTTCAGCGAGCAAAAACAAAAGGACATGTTGTAAGGTTGAAAGGAGGCGATCCTTTTGTGTTTGGTCGTGGAGCAGAAGAGATAGATTATGTGAAGCCTTTTGGTTTAGAAACTTATGTGGTGCCTGGAATTTCTTCAGCATTGGCAGTACCTGCGTTTCAAGGTATTCCGTTAACAAAACGTGGTGCTTCAGAAAGTTTTTGGGTTATTACTGGTACAACTAAATCGCATAATATGTCTAATGATATTGTACTCGCAGCAAAGTCTACAGCAACAGTTGTAATCCTTATGGGAATGGGAAAACTACAGCAAATTATGGATGTGTTTTCATCTGAAGGTAAAGCAAAAACTGCTGTTGGAATTATTCAAAACGGAACAACAAAAGATGAAAAATTTGGCATTGGAACCGTAGATACGATTTGCGATGTTGTAAAAAAGCAGCAACTGTCTAATCCTGCAATTATTGTAGTTGGTGATGTTGTAAAACAGCGTGTTGCGCTTAATTCCATAGCTAAACAAGTAGAAACTTTAAAAGTAGCATAA
- a CDS encoding HEPN domain-containing protein codes for MQSFRTEIENPVVEKDIIELARKIELFHNGNIDEEKFRSLRLARGVYGQRQQGVQMIRIKLPYGKVLSKQLRRIADVSDEYSRGRLHITTRQDIQIHYVDLDRTPELWAELERDDVTLREACGNTVRNVTASETAGIDVNEPFDVSPYADALFKFFLRNPICQEMGRKFKVSFSASDEDTGLSYMHDLGFIAKVENNVRGFKVMLGGGLGSQPRHADVFYEFLPSDKIIPVMEGVLRIFDRYGERKSRAKARMKFLIKDIGLEEFKRLVTEEQKAIEFVSVPIEAENYLLSKPANVTAPEVVVKDEKAFQAWKNTNVIKQKQDGYVAIGIKVLLGDFYTDKARLLADLVEDYAAGEIRLSLRQNILIPFIKEDLLPYFYQELSKLGFAEAGYNKAVDITACPGTDTCNLGIASSTGIAEELERVIKTEYPQYLNNKDLVIKISGCMNACGQHNMANIGFQGMSIRTPDKLVAPALQVLLGGANKGNGQGVFADKVVKVPSRRAPIALRRLLDDFQINANNLSFEDYYQDKGQMYFYEMLTDLSDVTNLTQEDFIDWGNDEKYVKAIGIGECAGVVIDLISTLFLESEEKLELAKEALENNVYSHAIYHTYNAFVNSAKAILLTENKSTNSQAGIIKQFDEDFVATKRIPLDVSFSELVFQIKENAPSKAFAEQYFKSAEAFLKTVKTYRENDQKVA; via the coding sequence ATGCAGAGTTTTAGAACAGAAATAGAAAATCCAGTTGTAGAGAAAGACATTATAGAATTAGCTAGAAAAATTGAGCTATTCCATAATGGAAACATTGATGAAGAAAAGTTTAGAAGCTTACGTCTTGCTCGTGGTGTTTATGGGCAAAGACAGCAAGGTGTACAAATGATTCGTATAAAATTGCCTTACGGAAAAGTATTAAGTAAGCAATTACGCCGAATTGCAGATGTTTCAGACGAATATTCTCGCGGCAGATTACATATTACAACCAGACAAGACATACAAATTCATTACGTAGATCTTGATAGAACGCCAGAACTTTGGGCAGAATTAGAACGTGACGATGTAACCCTTCGTGAAGCTTGTGGTAATACGGTAAGAAATGTAACAGCAAGCGAAACTGCTGGAATTGATGTAAACGAACCTTTTGATGTTTCGCCTTATGCAGATGCCTTGTTTAAGTTCTTTTTACGTAACCCAATTTGTCAAGAAATGGGACGTAAGTTTAAAGTGTCATTTTCGGCTTCAGATGAAGATACAGGACTGTCTTACATGCACGATTTAGGCTTTATCGCAAAAGTTGAAAATAATGTGCGTGGGTTTAAAGTGATGCTTGGTGGCGGATTAGGTTCGCAACCACGACATGCTGATGTGTTTTATGAATTTTTACCTAGTGATAAAATTATTCCAGTAATGGAAGGTGTTTTGCGCATCTTTGATCGTTATGGCGAGCGTAAAAGTCGTGCAAAAGCACGTATGAAATTCTTAATAAAAGATATTGGTTTAGAAGAATTTAAGCGTCTTGTGACAGAAGAGCAAAAAGCAATAGAATTTGTGTCCGTTCCAATAGAAGCGGAAAATTATCTGCTTTCTAAACCAGCAAATGTTACAGCGCCTGAAGTTGTTGTAAAAGATGAAAAAGCATTTCAAGCTTGGAAAAACACCAACGTTATCAAACAAAAACAAGATGGTTATGTAGCCATAGGAATAAAGGTGTTGTTAGGTGATTTTTATACAGACAAAGCACGTTTGTTAGCTGATTTAGTCGAAGATTATGCAGCAGGAGAAATACGATTAAGCTTACGCCAAAACATATTAATTCCGTTTATTAAGGAAGATTTGTTGCCATATTTCTATCAAGAATTATCCAAACTAGGGTTTGCAGAAGCTGGTTATAACAAAGCAGTAGATATTACAGCTTGTCCAGGAACAGATACTTGTAATTTAGGAATAGCAAGCAGTACAGGAATTGCAGAAGAATTAGAACGTGTTATTAAAACCGAATATCCACAATACTTAAATAACAAAGATCTTGTAATTAAAATTAGTGGTTGTATGAATGCTTGTGGACAACACAATATGGCAAATATTGGTTTTCAAGGGATGTCTATTCGTACACCTGATAAATTAGTTGCGCCAGCATTACAAGTGCTTTTAGGTGGTGCAAACAAAGGTAACGGACAAGGTGTTTTTGCAGACAAAGTAGTAAAGGTGCCAAGTCGTCGTGCGCCAATAGCGTTACGTCGTTTATTAGACGATTTTCAAATTAATGCAAACAACCTGTCGTTTGAAGATTACTATCAAGACAAAGGGCAAATGTATTTTTATGAGATGTTAACAGATTTGTCTGATGTGACCAATTTAACCCAAGAAGATTTTATTGATTGGGGAAATGATGAGAAGTATGTTAAAGCGATTGGAATTGGTGAATGTGCTGGCGTAGTTATCGATTTAATTTCAACTTTATTTTTAGAAAGCGAAGAAAAGCTAGAGCTAGCAAAAGAAGCTTTAGAGAACAACGTGTATTCTCATGCTATTTATCACACGTATAATGCGTTTGTAAATTCAGCTAAAGCAATATTACTAACAGAAAATAAATCTACTAACTCTCAAGCAGGAATTATTAAGCAGTTTGATGAAGATTTTGTTGCTACAAAGCGTATTCCGCTTGACGTATCATTTTCAGAGTTAGTATTTCAAATTAAAGAAAACGCTCCAAGTAAAGCATTTGCAGAGCAATATTTTAAAAGTGCCGAAGCCTTTTTAAAAACAGTAAAAACCTATCGTGAAAACGATCAAAAAGTAGCATGA
- a CDS encoding phosphoadenosine phosphosulfate reductase family protein: MIGQMIDIAYWNQILKDKTPDEIIDWALRLTNNNIVTTSFGVYSEVLLSTITKHSNNIKVIWCDTLYNQPSTYEHAENITEKYHLNLHKYQSLLSKDEVEKTIGFPSLEDDNFDQFSEVVKLEPFKRALKEHNPEVWFTNIRVRQTELRNKKDILSLSKNGILKVSPFYYWTDADLDAYVTKHNLTKNVDYFDPIKALQSRECGIHLQ, from the coding sequence ATGATAGGACAAATGATAGATATAGCATATTGGAACCAAATATTAAAAGATAAAACACCTGATGAAATCATTGATTGGGCATTGCGATTAACAAACAATAACATAGTAACAACAAGTTTTGGTGTATACTCTGAAGTTTTGTTAAGTACCATAACCAAGCATAGTAACAACATAAAGGTTATTTGGTGCGATACGTTATACAACCAACCAAGTACTTATGAACATGCTGAAAATATTACAGAGAAGTATCATTTAAATCTTCATAAGTATCAATCGTTATTGAGTAAAGATGAGGTTGAAAAAACTATAGGTTTTCCTTCATTAGAAGATGATAATTTCGATCAGTTTTCAGAAGTTGTGAAATTAGAACCCTTCAAAAGAGCTTTAAAAGAACACAATCCTGAAGTATGGTTTACTAACATTCGTGTAAGGCAAACCGAGTTAAGAAATAAGAAAGATATTTTAAGCTTAAGTAAAAACGGCATTTTAAAAGTGAGTCCATTTTACTATTGGACAGATGCCGATTTAGACGCTTACGTAACAAAGCATAATTTAACCAAAAACGTCGATTATTTCGACCCTATAAAAGCACTTCAAAGTAGAGAGTGCGGAATTCATTTACAATAA
- a CDS encoding Rrf2 family transcriptional regulator, protein MLSKKTKYGLKALTYLARQEGNKPVQISAISESENISRKFLESILLTLRKNGFLGSKKGKNGGYYLLKDPKDIKMAPIMRILEGPIAMVPCVSLNFYEKCDDCPDETACAVHNLMIEVRDSTLQIFNNKSLADLI, encoded by the coding sequence ATGCTTTCAAAGAAAACCAAATATGGCCTAAAAGCGCTAACGTATTTAGCACGACAGGAAGGAAACAAACCTGTTCAAATCAGTGCTATTTCCGAAAGTGAAAATATCTCCAGAAAATTTCTGGAGAGTATTTTATTAACGCTTCGTAAGAATGGGTTTTTAGGCTCTAAAAAAGGTAAAAATGGAGGTTATTATCTTCTTAAAGATCCCAAGGATATTAAAATGGCACCAATTATGAGAATTCTTGAAGGACCTATTGCTATGGTGCCATGCGTGAGTTTAAATTTTTATGAAAAATGTGACGATTGTCCAGACGAAACAGCTTGTGCTGTTCATAATTTAATGATAGAAGTTCGGGATAGCACATTGCAAATTTTTAACAATAAATCGTTGGCAGATTTAATTTAA
- a CDS encoding aminotransferase class I/II-fold pyridoxal phosphate-dependent enzyme: MSKENHFETQAIRTQMERSQYLEHSTPLHLTSSFVFEDAEDMRASFAEEKERNIYSRFTNPNTSEFVDKICKLEGAEAGYAYATGMSAVFSTFAALLNAGDHVVSCRSVFGSTHSLFTKFLPKWNIETSYFKVNEIDKIESLIQPNTKILYAETPTNPAVDILDLELLGNIAKKHNLLLVIDNCFATPYLQNPIKFGADLVIHSATKLIDGQGRVLGGVTVGKADLIREIYLFSRNTGPALSPFNAWVLSKSLETLSVRVDRHCENALKIAGFLESHKNVQLVKYPFLKSHPQYDIAKKQMKKGGNIVAFEIKGGIEAGRQFLNKLQLLSLSANLGDTRSIATHPASTTHSKLNEADRLEVGISDGLVRVSVGLEHYEDIIADLNQALG; encoded by the coding sequence ATGAGCAAAGAAAACCATTTTGAAACCCAAGCGATACGTACACAAATGGAGCGTTCGCAGTATTTAGAGCATTCAACACCATTGCACTTAACTAGTAGTTTTGTGTTTGAAGATGCCGAAGATATGCGTGCTTCATTTGCCGAAGAAAAAGAGCGTAATATTTATAGCCGATTTACAAATCCAAACACATCGGAGTTTGTAGATAAAATATGCAAGTTAGAAGGTGCTGAAGCTGGTTACGCATACGCAACAGGAATGTCGGCTGTGTTTTCAACATTTGCAGCTTTGTTAAATGCAGGCGATCATGTGGTATCTTGCCGAAGCGTTTTTGGGTCAACACATAGTTTGTTCACCAAATTTTTACCAAAATGGAATATTGAAACGAGCTATTTCAAAGTAAATGAAATTGATAAAATTGAAAGCCTTATTCAACCAAATACTAAAATTCTCTATGCTGAAACACCAACCAATCCAGCGGTTGATATTTTAGATTTAGAGTTGCTAGGAAATATCGCTAAAAAACACAATTTACTATTGGTGATAGACAATTGTTTTGCAACACCATATTTACAAAACCCTATTAAATTTGGAGCAGATTTGGTTATTCATTCAGCAACTAAATTAATAGATGGTCAAGGTCGTGTTTTAGGTGGTGTTACTGTTGGTAAAGCTGATTTGATTAGAGAAATTTATCTGTTTTCAAGAAATACAGGTCCAGCATTATCACCATTTAATGCGTGGGTATTGTCAAAAAGCTTGGAGACACTTTCTGTTCGTGTAGATAGACATTGTGAAAATGCGTTAAAAATAGCAGGGTTTTTAGAGTCGCATAAAAATGTGCAATTGGTAAAATATCCCTTTTTAAAATCGCATCCACAATACGATATAGCCAAAAAGCAAATGAAAAAAGGTGGTAATATTGTAGCTTTTGAAATAAAAGGAGGTATTGAAGCTGGAAGACAGTTTTTAAACAAATTGCAACTATTGTCATTATCAGCAAATTTGGGAGATACCAGAAGTATTGCAACGCATCCAGCATCAACAACTCATAGTAAATTAAATGAAGCAGATAGACTTGAAGTTGGAATTTCAGATGGTTTGGTACGTGTGTCAGTAGGGTTGGAGCATTATGAGGATATTATTGCCGATTTAAATCAAGCGTTAGGTTGA